In the genome of uncultured Sphaerochaeta sp., the window TTCAGATATTAAGCCAAAGGAAAAGAAAAATGGACTTTGGAACTAATTAAGCAAATCAAACCGCTTACAGTTCGTTGATCGGGAAAAACGCCGTAACATTTTAATATAATCATTTAGACACAGTTTATATGCGTGCTCAAGAATCGTAGTTATTGCAGAAACTATTTCTGGCTCATAATCAATTTGGAATTCCTCATAATCTGGAGGGCCGGGAAGATAGAAGGAAATCTCGTTTTCCTCAATGATATTTGCGATTAGTGATGTCTGACTCTCGACGACCTTAGGAATAAAGTTCTCTTCAAAATTGGTATTTTCTACGATTCTGTTATACAACTGAATACGTTGGACCAACAAATCTGCTAATAGATCTTCAGATAAATATGGTTCTTCTGAAAGGATGATCTCTTTCATCTCCCCAAATGCTGCAAACAACCAAGGAGTGTTCAACTGAGCCTCCTTTCTTTTTTTAGTAACGATATAATCAGCGAGGAAGAAAAGAAAAATCGATATTTCTACTCCGATTATTTCACTCTTTTTGGGATAGTATTCTTTGATTGAATTCACAATAATTACGTATATTTCAGCTGCTCTAGAAGTGACAATCTTTGGTGTATCCTTTGGAAGGAACAGATTTCTTAAAAATTTAATCATATAGCATAGTATATGTTTATCTAACCGAAACTTTCAAACAATATTCACTGGTAGAGGCACTATCCTACCGCGCGCCCCCAATCCATCCGCCGCCCCCCCTGCCCAATTTTGACCTCCCTCCCCCCTTTCCTCCAATATGCAATGAATATGCAAGAATAAGGCTATTATGCAATGCTTATGCAATATTGTCTGGTATAAACCCGGTAATTTGGCACACCTTATTGAATAAATATGCGCTTAAACTATGGTGTGTGTGAGGGAATTGCCTGTTAATTGAGCAGGTATCTGAGTACATTGGAATGGGGCTTATTGCTTATCCAATAAGGCTTTGATGGGCATTCAATGATCCTTGGTACTATACAATTGTGATGTGGTTTTTGTTGCTGAGTACCTGGTATTGGGTGTTGAATGACTGCATGACATGGTACTTGAATGGTATTGGGATAGGGGAGCATAGGCATGGTACTACCCCCCGCCCATATTCCCCATCCTGTTGCTTCCTAGATATGGTTCCTTGCATGGTTATGCAATTTGGCTTTTGTGCGACTATTGGATAGTCTTTTGATTATCCTTATATGCGAGAAAAAACCTTAAAGCTTCTTTTAGAGTACCTTGAATACTACCCCCATTTTGTTTCACTGTATCAAGATAATCTATGATATCACTATCTGTGCTTTTAAGCAAATTGATACCATAGAACACTTTGTTGTTTTTTTCCCATGTTTTTCTAAGCTCTTTATCCATCTTGTTACCTACCTCAAAAATATTTTTTTTAACTAATTCATTATAGCATATAGAGGTTTAACCATCAATTGGTTTAACCATAAAAATTCTTTCGTTTTATGTGGTTTAACCTATTGATTGTTTTTTGGGTTTCGTATACCTTCCAAGTGTGATGTGGTTAAACCACACACCAACTCACCTAGTGGGTTGCAACAAACAATCGGGGTACATACCCCTAGGAGCAATCGAATGAAAAACACCAACACCACCACCAACACCACTGAACTCGTAATTGACAAGAAAGAGCAAGCCAAGAAAGAAGCTGAAGCCAAGCGCCAAGCCATTGCCAACGCTCTTGCTCTCATCCAGAAAGAAGCCAACAACAATATTGAGCTTGTCACAAGCCAAGCCGGACACCTGCTTTCTTCCCTTGATTCTGTTTTGGCCAAAATTGCCGATGATGTCAAAAAAGCCGATGAAAAATCAGAGCTTTGGGCCTTGGATTTGACACCTGTCACGTTTACCAGAGACGGCAAGAAATACCAGTGGGTAGAGGTATCCGGCTTGGACCGAAACGCAAGAGTACAGATTGTAGACAAAGACAGCAAAGCCGAGGTTTTGGTGTCATCTGCAAAAGTTCGTTCTATGGAACAACAGGCCTATATTGACGCTCTTGTAGCGGCTGGAAAGGACCTTACAAAAGCCGTTGCCTTGCGCAAGGCCGTAGCGGGCAAGACCTTCAGACAGGTTTTCGCGAATGCACAAGCGCAAGAGAAAGCCCGCATTGAAAAGCGCTATGCAAAGATTGTCCCTCCGATGGCCGAGCAGAAAGAAGAGACCGAAAAAAAGCCTGTTGCACGGCTCATTAAGGCCTCCGAGAAAGCAAGCGCATAAGGTTTTTGCCTACCCTAGGCAGGCGCTTTGTAGGGGTTCAATTCCCCTACTAGGGTAAACGTTTTTTGACAGTCTGATTTGCCTTGCCATTTTTCCAGTCCATCACGCAACTCTGCGGGGTTGTCGGGCATACGAAAGGCATTCGGCTTTGGTCCTTGCGGGGAGCTTGGTTGGGTGTGTGGTTTGAAAAGTCGGGTTGTCCTTCTAGCAAGTGTGCTAGTCGTAGTTGTTTTCCATACACCAGAACCGGAAGTTTTAGGAATGGGGAATATTGACATCAGAATGACCTGTTAGCTTTGAGGAAACTCATCGGGTACGACAGGCGTTCGCAAGGGCCTTGCTGACGGCTGACCACTACTGAGCACGATACGACACCGAAAGGTGTGTAGACAGTGATAGGTAGAAAGGGGCAAGTCAGAAAAGTGTGAGGAGCACGAAGGCTACTATGTCCTGCATTGTGTGAGTGTGGGATACCAACCAAAGCGTTCAGGGAACGTGAGTAGGGGTTGAAAGGTCTACAGAGTGGGATAGCTGGGAACTTGCACGAAGCAAAAGCCTTCAGCACAAGACGGTCTGTATTCAGAAATATAAGTAAAGTCCAGAAATTATTACGTTTTAGCATTATGTACTTCCTTGCTGTCTTGCGGGATAGCAGGGAAGAATGGAACGCTTCAGCGTCAATTAGCAAGGAGAAAATCATGGAAACAAAGAGCGTAAAGATCCAAGGGCGTAAAGGGAAATGGGGCATTATTGAGACCGAAAAGGTGATGGGTTTGACGTTCGGAATGGCAGAGCATGAGGTGTATGGTGACGAGACCGATTTGCTGCTTTGCATCCTGGAGTCAGACGGAAACTGGAAAGAGCTTGATATATTGTGCGATGACCTTCACCGCTCCATCGAGGAATGGCTAGAGAACGCAGTCTGGAGCTATATCACCGACAAAGAATGGGAAGACAAGAACGGAAACTGAGCAACTAGTTTCAGCAGTGAGAATGTAGTAAATCCCCGGCAGTTTAGGCTGGGGAATTTTTATATCTAGGAGGCTCAATATGAGCATTTGGAGCATGGAGAACGGAGCGTTTTTGGATGAGTTTGATTCGCTGGAGACAGCAGTCAGCATGGGCGTGCCAGTGAAGGATTTGTACATCGTAGCAGGTGACGAATCGGGCTTTGAAGCAACAAGTGTCCAGTCATGGACCACGCAGCTCGTGTAAGGAGGTAAAGCATGAGAACCGCAGATATTTTCTTGGTCGATGGGAAGTACACCGACAGGTACAGATTGGAGCAGATTGATATTACACACTTCTACCAGAAGCTTGTGAACATGGATGGATCTGATGACAGGCCCGGTACGAAAGGGTTTATCCAGCACGTGGCACAGATAGGCAATAACAAGCCTTTCTATGATGCGGTGTGGGAGTGGCTACAGGGCAAGCGTGAATTGCAGAACGTTGGGTTTGAGGTGGCATGATGGGAGATAATCAGAAGCTTATGTATGACCTGCTTTGTACTCTCACCGGGGAGCAGGTGGCGCAGGTCCTCACAGACTGGCACGGATCGCAGTTGTTGGATGATGGATTTCTGTCACACCTGAAGAGCGAAGGCTACTTGGAGGAAGACTGATGGGAGAGCGATACGACCACCTGTACGAGCCGGAGACCATCATGGTCAAGCTGGAGATGCACGTCTTCGCCCGGAGCGGTGATTTTGTGATGGCCCAATACAACATGGACCCTTTCGATACCGAGGTGTTCATTTACAACACCAAGACCGACAAGTGCTACGGAAGATACAGCAGCATCGAGGACGATGAAGAGCTGACCGATGATTGGGACCAGCTCACAGGAGAAGAATCAGATGAGTGAAAAATTGAGCGTATATGAAGTTGTGACACAGAGAATCATTGAATTCATCGAGCAGAACAACGAGCTTCCCTGGAGGAAATCGTGGGCTACTGTTGAATCGGCACAGCAGAATTTCAAGAGCAGAAAGCCCTACCAAGGGATCAATGCGGTCCTCACAGGAATGAGCGGGTTTTCAAGCCCTCTCTGGATGACTTTCAAGCAGGTCAAAGAGATGGGCGGGAACGTCAAGAAAGGCGAGAAATCAACACCTCTAATCTTCTGGTCCTCTCTTGAAAAGAAGGTCAAGGACAGTGACGAGGATGAGGAAAAGACCAAGAAATTCGGCTTCTACCGACTGTATCACATCTTCAATGCACAGCAGATTGAGGGCATTGAATTCCCCGAAATCGTGAAGCCTGTCCAGAGTTTTGACCCGATTGAGGAGGCTGAAAAAGTCATTGCAAACATGCCGAAATGCCCTCCTATCAGAAGAGATGGTAACGGAGCATTCTACTC includes:
- a CDS encoding zincin-like metallopeptidase domain-containing protein, yielding MSEKLSVYEVVTQRIIEFIEQNNELPWRKSWATVESAQQNFKSRKPYQGINAVLTGMSGFSSPLWMTFKQVKEMGGNVKKGEKSTPLIFWSSLEKKVKDSDEDEEKTKKFGFYRLYHIFNAQQIEGIEFPEIVKPVQSFDPIEEAEKVIANMPKCPPIRRDGNGAFYSPVFDVVTIPDTFFTPEELYSALFHELAHSTGHPSRLNRFKEEGDDHKFGSQTYSREELVAEMSSAFVLNTLGIANESTDKNSAAYVKSWLRALRNDPQMVVTAASKAGKAANYIMNKEESHVVGDK